Proteins from a single region of Belliella baltica DSM 15883:
- a CDS encoding N-6 DNA methylase, with amino-acid sequence MSAEQIAKKLWELCNVLRDDGVTYHQYLNELTYILFLRLSEVKKFDHDIPEKYRWSNLKGIKDNKELFDIYRDLLANLGAMSSNETITEIYTNASTTLRKPVNLRTLITNIDQIDWYEDEEQDKIASIYEELLEKNAGEKKSGAGQYFTPRPLINVMIELLSPKIGERWNDPAAGTFGFMIAADEYLKRKYDDYYALSQAERSFQVHEAFSGCELVQDAHRLALMNAKLHGLESRIVMGDTLTEQGKSFKNYDGVLANPPFGTKQGGERPTRDDFTIQTSNKQLNFLMHIYRSLRRDTGTARAAVVLPDNVLFEDNDGQKIRRDLMEKCDLHTVLRLPTGIFYAAGVKTNVLFFTRGKKETGNTKRVWFYDMRTNAPSYGKRTPFTREAFAGFVTAYTGGTDMESLKQGYEGEIDNEKRKTVADPRWQVFTREQIAAKNDSLDIGLIEDENISKNADLGDPLDIARLAAEELDGIKKELDQIISLLG; translated from the coding sequence ATGAGTGCAGAACAGATAGCAAAGAAACTGTGGGAACTGTGTAACGTCCTCCGTGATGATGGGGTGACCTATCACCAGTATTTGAATGAATTGACATATATTCTTTTTTTAAGACTATCTGAGGTTAAGAAATTCGATCATGATATTCCTGAGAAATACCGCTGGAGTAACCTCAAAGGGATCAAAGACAACAAAGAGCTTTTTGACATTTACAGAGATCTTTTGGCTAATCTAGGCGCCATGTCTAGCAATGAAACCATCACGGAAATATACACAAATGCTTCCACCACGCTAAGAAAACCAGTCAACCTTCGTACCCTAATTACCAATATCGATCAGATCGATTGGTACGAGGATGAGGAGCAGGATAAGATAGCCAGCATCTATGAGGAACTGTTGGAAAAGAATGCAGGGGAGAAAAAGAGTGGGGCAGGGCAGTACTTCACCCCAAGGCCATTAATCAATGTGATGATAGAACTCCTTTCTCCTAAAATCGGAGAAAGATGGAATGATCCTGCAGCAGGAACTTTTGGTTTTATGATTGCAGCAGATGAGTATCTAAAGCGTAAATACGACGATTACTATGCGCTCAGTCAAGCAGAAAGAAGCTTTCAAGTCCATGAAGCATTTTCAGGTTGCGAATTGGTACAAGATGCCCATAGACTGGCCCTGATGAATGCCAAGCTGCATGGTCTGGAGAGTAGGATAGTGATGGGAGACACCCTCACCGAACAAGGTAAAAGTTTTAAAAACTATGACGGCGTGTTGGCGAATCCTCCATTTGGAACCAAGCAAGGAGGAGAGCGACCTACACGGGATGACTTTACCATCCAAACCTCCAACAAGCAGCTGAATTTCCTGATGCATATCTACCGTTCTTTAAGAAGGGATACGGGGACGGCAAGAGCTGCAGTAGTGCTTCCCGATAACGTGCTCTTCGAAGACAATGATGGACAGAAGATACGCCGTGACCTGATGGAAAAATGCGACCTTCATACCGTGTTACGTTTGCCAACAGGTATTTTCTATGCGGCAGGTGTAAAGACCAATGTGCTCTTCTTTACCCGAGGAAAAAAAGAAACTGGCAATACGAAGCGGGTATGGTTTTACGATATGCGAACCAATGCACCAAGTTATGGCAAGCGGACACCATTCACCCGAGAAGCTTTTGCAGGATTTGTAACTGCATATACTGGCGGCACGGACATGGAATCACTGAAGCAAGGATATGAAGGCGAGATAGATAACGAAAAGCGTAAGACGGTCGCAGATCCAAGATGGCAGGTATTTACCAGAGAGCAGATCGCTGCCAAAAACGATTCCTTGGATATCGGTCTAATTGAAGATGAAAATATCAGCAAAAATGCCGATTTGGGTGATCCTTTGGATATTGCGAGGTTGGCCGCTGAGGAGTTGGATGGTATAAAAAAAGAATTGGACCAGATAATTTCTTTGTTGGGATGA